A genomic segment from Amphiura filiformis chromosome 10, Afil_fr2py, whole genome shotgun sequence encodes:
- the LOC140163133 gene encoding adhesion G-protein coupled receptor D1-like — translation MLILTPLLGLTWIFGVLQLDQISGIVFSYFFDITNGLQGVFIFITQCLLDDDVKVFLKQKAARGRVDNTSTDNTGTSR, via the exons ATGTTGATACTCACTCCTCTGTTGGGTTTGACGTGGATCTTTGGAGTACTGCAATTAGATCAGATATCTGGCATTGTGTTTTCGTACTTCTTTGATATCACAAATGGACTCCAG GGGGTGTTCATCTTTATCACACAGTGCCTATTGGATGACGAT gtgAAAGTTTTCTTGAAGCAGAAAGCTGCTCGTGGACGTGTGGACAACACTAGCACTGACAATACTGGGACATCACGCTGA